One genomic segment of Nocardioides cavernaquae includes these proteins:
- the allB gene encoding allantoinase AllB, with product MRVDAVQAQRVLVGDEFVPATVTFHHGRITGIEPVEHQTEGLVIRAPDSAYVVPGIVDTHVHVNEPGRTEWEGFVSATEAAALGGATTLIDMPLNSIPSTVTVDALRVKQDAARGELMVDVGFWGGAVPGNVAALEPLWEAGVFGFKCFLADSGVAEFPPLNPSEFLAALTEIARFDGLMIVHAEDAGVLAGAPNRPSRSYTDFVLSRPDEAETAAIQQVIDGARATGARVHILHLSSARALDRIKAARDEGLRITVETCPHYLCFAAETIPDAAPQFKCCPPIRDGGNREELWQALRDGVIDCIVSDHSPATAEEKERGGGDLQQAWGGVSGLQVGFSAVAQEARRRGIALSRVSHWMSRNTADFVGLGHKGRIEVGADADLAIYDTNVDFRIEATRLAHRNPISAYDGLRYGGRITRSIVRGNAIDVERPDHDWGRMLTRPAKEQQ from the coding sequence ATGCGCGTCGATGCAGTGCAGGCCCAGAGGGTCCTGGTCGGTGACGAGTTCGTGCCGGCCACGGTCACCTTCCACCACGGCCGGATCACCGGGATCGAGCCGGTCGAGCACCAGACCGAGGGGCTCGTGATCCGGGCCCCCGACTCGGCGTACGTCGTGCCGGGGATCGTCGACACGCACGTGCACGTCAACGAGCCCGGGCGCACCGAGTGGGAGGGCTTCGTCTCGGCGACCGAAGCCGCCGCACTCGGCGGTGCGACAACCCTGATCGACATGCCGCTCAACTCGATCCCGTCGACGGTCACCGTGGACGCGCTGCGGGTGAAGCAGGACGCCGCGCGCGGCGAGCTCATGGTCGACGTCGGCTTCTGGGGCGGCGCGGTGCCGGGCAACGTGGCCGCGCTGGAGCCGCTGTGGGAGGCCGGGGTCTTCGGCTTCAAGTGCTTCCTCGCGGACTCCGGGGTCGCGGAGTTCCCGCCGCTCAACCCCTCCGAGTTCCTCGCAGCCCTCACCGAGATCGCCCGCTTCGACGGGCTGATGATCGTGCACGCCGAGGACGCCGGAGTTCTCGCCGGTGCCCCGAACCGCCCGAGCCGGTCCTACACCGACTTCGTGCTGAGCCGGCCCGACGAGGCCGAGACCGCGGCCATCCAGCAGGTCATCGACGGGGCACGGGCGACCGGCGCGCGGGTGCACATCCTGCACCTGTCGAGCGCGCGGGCCCTCGACCGCATCAAGGCCGCGCGCGACGAGGGGCTGCGGATCACGGTCGAGACCTGCCCGCACTACCTCTGCTTCGCGGCGGAGACCATCCCGGACGCGGCTCCCCAGTTCAAGTGCTGTCCCCCGATCCGTGACGGCGGCAACCGCGAAGAGCTCTGGCAGGCGCTGCGCGACGGCGTCATCGACTGCATCGTGAGCGACCACTCGCCGGCCACTGCCGAGGAGAAGGAGCGCGGCGGCGGCGACCTGCAGCAGGCCTGGGGCGGTGTCTCCGGCCTGCAGGTCGGCTTCAGCGCGGTCGCCCAGGAGGCACGCCGCCGGGGCATCGCGCTCTCCCGCGTCAGCCACTGGATGTCGCGCAACACCGCCGATTTCGTCGGGCTCGGCCACAAGGGCCGGATCGAGGTCGGCGCCGACGCCGACCTGGCGATCTACGACACCAACGTCGACTTCCGCATCGAGGCCACGCGCCTCGCGCACCGCAACCCGATCTCGGCGTACGACGGGCTGCGCTACGGCGGTCGCATCACCCGGTCGATCGTGCGTGGCAACGCCATCGACGTCGAACGCCCCGACCACGACTGGGGCCGCATGCTCACGCGGCCCGCGAAGGAGCAGCAGTGA
- a CDS encoding pyridoxal-phosphate-dependent aminotransferase family protein: MTQPLNPPTRLLMGPGPINADPRVLRAMAAPLVGQFDPWMTEAMNSTMELYRGVFDTTNEQTFLIDGTSRAGIEAALVSLLEPGDRVLVPVFGRFGHLLQEIAQRCGADVHTIEVPWGEVFEADAIEAAIRDVRPKVLAIVQGDTATTMCQPLADIGEVCRREGVLLYVDATASLGGNEFRTDAWGIDIATAGLQKCLGGPSGSAPITISPKAAEVINGRKHVEAGIRDAADAAVGARIASNYLDLAQVMDYWGPRRLNHHTEATSMLYAARECARLLVDEGMDNAVVRHELHGGAMLAGVRGLGLEVFGDVAHKMTNVVAVHIPAGIDGDGARASMLHDYGIEIGTSFGPLHGKVWRIGTMGYNARRDAVLVTLAALEQVLRAGGADITGGGGTAAALEFYADEFHEEVTA; the protein is encoded by the coding sequence GTGACCCAGCCCCTCAACCCGCCGACCAGGTTGCTGATGGGCCCGGGCCCGATCAACGCCGACCCGCGGGTCCTGCGCGCGATGGCTGCGCCGCTGGTCGGCCAGTTCGACCCGTGGATGACCGAGGCCATGAACAGCACCATGGAGCTCTACCGCGGGGTCTTCGACACGACGAACGAGCAGACCTTCCTCATCGACGGCACGTCCCGCGCCGGCATCGAGGCCGCGCTGGTCTCGCTGCTCGAGCCCGGGGACCGCGTGCTCGTGCCGGTCTTCGGCCGCTTCGGGCACCTGCTCCAGGAGATCGCGCAGCGCTGCGGCGCCGACGTACACACCATCGAGGTCCCGTGGGGTGAGGTGTTCGAGGCCGACGCCATCGAGGCGGCCATCCGCGACGTGCGCCCCAAGGTCCTCGCAATCGTGCAGGGCGACACCGCCACCACCATGTGCCAGCCGCTCGCCGACATCGGCGAGGTCTGCCGCCGCGAAGGCGTCCTCCTGTACGTCGATGCGACGGCGTCGCTGGGTGGCAACGAGTTCCGGACCGATGCCTGGGGCATCGACATCGCGACGGCCGGCCTGCAGAAGTGCCTCGGCGGGCCGTCGGGCAGTGCCCCGATCACGATCTCCCCGAAGGCGGCCGAGGTGATCAACGGCCGCAAGCACGTCGAGGCCGGCATCCGCGACGCAGCCGACGCAGCCGTGGGCGCACGGATCGCGTCGAACTACCTCGACCTCGCGCAGGTCATGGACTACTGGGGCCCGCGGCGGCTCAACCACCACACCGAGGCCACCTCGATGCTCTACGCGGCCCGGGAGTGTGCCCGGCTGCTGGTCGACGAGGGCATGGACAACGCGGTCGTGCGCCACGAGCTGCACGGAGGCGCCATGCTCGCGGGTGTCCGCGGGCTCGGCCTGGAGGTCTTCGGCGACGTCGCCCACAAGATGACCAACGTGGTGGCAGTCCACATCCCTGCCGGCATCGATGGCGACGGTGCGCGAGCCTCGATGCTGCACGACTACGGCATCGAGATCGGCACCTCGTTCGGCCCGCTGCACGGCAAGGTCTGGCGGATCGGCACGATGGGCTACAACGCCCGGCGCGACGCTGTCCTGGTCACGCTGGCCGCACTGGAGCAGGTGCTGCGCGCAGGTGGCGCCGACATCACCGGTGGCGGCGGCACAGCCGCTGCCCTCGAGTTCTACGCAGACGAGTTCCACGAAGAGGTGACTGCATGA
- a CDS encoding allantoate amidohydrolase, which yields MTLEATVPGTAEEVLARCAELDRFTSLPGRLERVHLSPQHARANAETASWMRRAGLRTWQDAAGNQCGRREGRTPGLPALLLGSHLDTVTDAGSFDGMLGVVMAIAVVERLGDRIDDLPFALEVIGFSDEEGTRFGKALLGSQAVAGTWDPDWWDLRDRDGITLYQAFLDFGLDPRRVRDAARQPEHLVGYLEAHIEQGPLLEAADASLGYVTTIAGARRFRIRLLGEARHAGGTPYERRKDALVGASEAITAIESIGKDSGTIATVGKISVHPGGINVIPGRADFSLDLRGSTDAARDAAWDQIAAMLEAVCEKRSLVLEVSESHRAPAAPCARWLQEAVIAGIESTGEKDPMGIWSRAGHDAMAIAEVTDIGMLFLRCFDGISHHPGEDVRLIDVALGLDAFEQTILAVAAAYEAR from the coding sequence ATGACGCTGGAGGCAACCGTCCCAGGGACGGCGGAGGAAGTCCTGGCCCGATGTGCCGAGCTGGACCGGTTCACCTCGCTGCCCGGGCGGCTCGAGCGGGTCCACCTCTCCCCGCAGCACGCGCGCGCCAACGCCGAGACGGCGTCGTGGATGCGCCGGGCCGGGCTGCGCACGTGGCAGGACGCGGCAGGCAACCAGTGCGGGCGCCGCGAGGGACGCACGCCGGGCCTGCCCGCGCTCCTGCTCGGGTCGCACCTGGACACCGTCACCGACGCCGGCAGCTTCGACGGCATGCTCGGCGTCGTCATGGCGATCGCCGTGGTCGAGCGCCTCGGCGACCGCATCGACGACCTGCCCTTCGCACTCGAGGTCATCGGCTTCAGCGACGAGGAGGGCACCCGCTTCGGCAAGGCGCTCCTCGGCAGCCAAGCCGTCGCCGGCACCTGGGACCCCGACTGGTGGGACCTGCGCGACCGCGACGGGATCACGCTCTACCAGGCCTTCCTGGACTTCGGGCTCGACCCGCGGCGGGTGCGCGACGCCGCGCGCCAGCCCGAGCACCTGGTCGGCTACCTCGAGGCCCACATCGAGCAGGGTCCGCTGCTCGAGGCCGCCGACGCCTCCCTCGGCTACGTCACCACGATCGCCGGCGCCCGGCGCTTCCGGATCCGCCTCCTCGGCGAGGCCCGCCACGCCGGCGGCACGCCGTACGAGCGGAGGAAGGATGCCCTCGTCGGGGCCAGCGAGGCCATCACCGCGATCGAGTCGATCGGCAAGGACAGCGGCACGATCGCCACCGTCGGAAAGATCTCGGTGCACCCCGGAGGCATCAACGTGATCCCCGGGCGGGCCGATTTCAGCCTGGACCTGCGCGGCTCCACCGACGCGGCACGCGATGCCGCCTGGGACCAGATCGCGGCGATGCTCGAGGCGGTCTGCGAGAAGCGCTCACTCGTCCTCGAGGTCAGCGAGTCACACCGCGCGCCCGCCGCACCCTGCGCCCGGTGGCTGCAGGAGGCGGTCATCGCCGGCATCGAGAGCACCGGCGAGAAGGACCCGATGGGCATCTGGAGCCGGGCCGGCCACGACGCGATGGCGATCGCGGAGGTCACCGACATCGGCATGCTCTTCCTGCGCTGCTTCGACGGGATCAGCCACCACCCCGGCGAGGACGTCCGGCTGATCGACGTGGCCCTTGGGCTCGACGCCTTCGAGCAGACGATCCTCGCCGTTGCCGCGGCCTACGAGGCGCGCTGA
- a CDS encoding GntR family transcriptional regulator — protein sequence MTGSGAAPSQRHSLRASVHSALRQRIIGLDLMPGARLVERDLAAELGVSRVPLREALQLLESEGLVVLVPRQGAIVAPFTADDVRHLFEVREYVEVPAAGLAATRRTPDDIAQMRASVDSARHQAAAGDELGAAEANADFHMALVEATGNPLLISTAEMLDVRMRWLFHLTRQRNALSQCQEHDQILRAIEAGDDELAEQLARAHVLSGKGQTIEMAADWAQPAIDPVEATRSRRRG from the coding sequence GTGACCGGTAGTGGAGCGGCCCCCTCGCAGCGTCATTCGCTGCGTGCTTCGGTGCACTCCGCCCTCCGGCAGCGGATCATCGGGCTCGACCTGATGCCCGGCGCCCGGCTCGTCGAGCGAGACCTCGCCGCCGAGCTCGGGGTCTCGCGCGTCCCGCTGCGCGAGGCCCTCCAGCTGCTGGAGTCCGAGGGTCTGGTGGTCCTCGTCCCGCGCCAGGGCGCCATCGTCGCGCCGTTCACAGCGGATGACGTGCGCCATCTCTTCGAGGTGCGGGAGTACGTCGAGGTTCCCGCGGCAGGCCTCGCCGCCACTCGGCGTACTCCCGACGACATTGCACAGATGCGCGCGAGCGTCGACTCCGCCCGGCACCAGGCGGCCGCCGGCGACGAGCTCGGTGCGGCTGAGGCCAACGCGGACTTCCACATGGCCCTGGTCGAGGCCACCGGAAACCCGCTGCTGATCTCGACCGCGGAGATGCTGGACGTCCGCATGAGGTGGCTCTTCCACCTGACCCGCCAGCGCAACGCACTCTCCCAGTGCCAGGAGCACGACCAGATCCTGCGCGCGATCGAGGCGGGCGACGACGAGCTCGCCGAGCAGCTTGCCCGCGCCCACGTGCTGTCGGGCAAGGGCCAGACCATCGAGATGGCGGCCGACTGGGCGCAGCCAGCCATCGATCCCGTCGAGGCAACCCGGAGTCGGCGACGGGGCTGA
- a CDS encoding BMP family ABC transporter substrate-binding protein — MRIPSGRLLAGLVLTSLATSSLTACGGSSSAGGKDLLKVGVFLPGSTSDTGFMQSAHLGYERAKKAHADTAKLSMAEEVDPADYEEVLTSFASTNDLVVSVGGQTDADLRRVAAQFPDVTFVEIGGPSDAEPLANLAYYDPQQAEAEYLTGAAAALASTKHSVGFIGGMELPAIVNAAEAFGNGAVAAVPGTKVLKPQFVGDFNDPAKAKQAADADIAAGADVLGQIVNLGKAGIEQAVRSADARMIGGPIPGECSADSPYAAYIRTDIGAEVEYAIEAVLDGTWKAVQEPFGLTSDHDATELTFCGDDAEAKTTLEKLAAQLADASVTAY, encoded by the coding sequence ATGCGTATCCCGTCCGGCCGGCTCCTCGCCGGTCTCGTGCTCACCTCACTCGCGACGTCGTCCCTCACCGCCTGCGGCGGGTCGTCCTCGGCCGGAGGGAAGGACCTGCTCAAGGTGGGCGTCTTCCTGCCCGGCTCCACCTCGGACACCGGCTTCATGCAGTCCGCGCACCTCGGCTACGAACGCGCCAAGAAGGCGCACGCGGACACCGCGAAGCTCAGCATGGCCGAGGAGGTGGACCCCGCTGACTACGAGGAGGTGCTCACCTCCTTCGCCAGCACCAACGACCTGGTGGTCTCGGTCGGCGGCCAGACCGATGCCGACCTGCGTCGGGTGGCAGCGCAGTTCCCGGACGTGACGTTCGTGGAGATCGGCGGTCCCTCCGACGCGGAGCCCCTCGCCAACCTCGCCTACTACGACCCGCAGCAGGCCGAGGCGGAGTACCTCACCGGCGCCGCCGCCGCGCTCGCGTCGACCAAGCACTCCGTCGGCTTCATCGGCGGCATGGAGCTGCCTGCGATCGTCAACGCTGCCGAGGCCTTCGGCAACGGAGCTGTTGCTGCCGTGCCCGGCACCAAGGTGCTGAAGCCGCAGTTCGTCGGCGACTTCAACGACCCGGCCAAGGCCAAGCAGGCTGCAGACGCCGACATCGCCGCCGGCGCTGACGTCCTCGGCCAGATCGTCAACCTCGGCAAGGCAGGGATCGAGCAGGCCGTGCGCTCGGCCGACGCCCGGATGATCGGGGGCCCGATCCCGGGCGAGTGCAGCGCTGACAGCCCCTACGCGGCGTACATCCGGACCGACATCGGTGCCGAGGTGGAGTACGCCATCGAGGCCGTGCTCGACGGGACCTGGAAGGCAGTCCAGGAGCCCTTCGGACTGACCTCCGACCATGACGCCACCGAGCTGACCTTCTGCGGCGACGACGCCGAGGCGAAGACCACCCTCGAGAAGCTCGCGGCGCAGCTCGCCGACGCCTCGGTCACGGCGTACTGA
- a CDS encoding ABC transporter ATP-binding protein — protein MSDLAPGHPPAPAPRGPLALELRGVSREFGAVTALRDVSLRVSPGTVHAVLGENGAGKSTLCNIVYGALPPTRGEMVRFGQSYAPGSPAHALAGGVAMVHQHFSLLPNLSVRDNLLLGAWTQSARRRTLRAVDRARDSFGVEVDLDAHVGAMSLGARQQVEIVKALLREPELVLFDEPTAVLSATEIDRFLAISTALARAGTAVVLVTHKLAEVRAVSDEFTVLRHGSVAGSGRVAEASSDDIIDMIMGRQVAELDGVLAATLGVADPTAASTGRTPGPVVLTVDGLTVRDEAGAVRVDDVDLELRAGEIVGVAGVEGNGQSELVAAISGSLPVTAGRVVLGDREITDLEPGDRNALGLAVIPEDRHHEAIIGDLGITENLLLDRLDEFRSPRGLDRKAMDREAARLMQEYDVRAAGPRARLSTLSGGNQQKVVLARELSRDSLQCVVAAEPTRGLDLGAVDAVVTRLREAADGGAGVLVVSSELPELFALCDRILVAYRGSIHGQVHVADPDAHDAVARLMMGEPA, from the coding sequence ATGTCCGACCTTGCACCGGGTCACCCGCCCGCTCCGGCGCCACGGGGACCCCTGGCGCTCGAGCTGCGCGGCGTGAGCCGGGAGTTCGGAGCAGTCACCGCTCTGCGGGACGTGTCCCTCCGCGTCTCCCCGGGCACGGTCCACGCCGTGCTCGGGGAGAACGGAGCCGGCAAGTCCACCCTGTGCAACATCGTCTACGGAGCACTGCCTCCGACGCGCGGTGAGATGGTCCGCTTCGGGCAGTCCTATGCACCGGGTTCCCCCGCGCACGCCCTCGCCGGCGGGGTTGCGATGGTCCACCAGCACTTCAGCCTGCTGCCGAACCTGAGTGTTCGCGACAACCTGCTTCTCGGGGCCTGGACGCAGAGCGCACGCCGCCGCACCCTGCGGGCAGTGGACCGGGCCAGGGACTCGTTCGGCGTCGAGGTCGACCTGGATGCGCACGTCGGGGCGATGTCGCTCGGCGCCCGCCAGCAGGTCGAGATCGTCAAGGCGCTCCTGCGGGAGCCGGAGCTCGTCCTGTTCGACGAGCCGACGGCCGTGCTCTCGGCGACCGAGATCGACCGCTTCCTCGCGATCAGCACGGCACTCGCCCGGGCCGGCACCGCGGTCGTCCTCGTCACGCACAAGCTCGCCGAGGTCCGCGCCGTGAGCGATGAGTTCACGGTGCTCCGTCATGGGAGCGTGGCGGGCTCCGGCCGCGTGGCAGAAGCCTCGTCCGACGACATCATCGACATGATCATGGGACGCCAGGTCGCCGAGCTCGATGGCGTGCTGGCCGCCACCCTCGGGGTTGCCGACCCCACAGCCGCATCCACCGGCCGGACACCGGGCCCGGTCGTGCTCACCGTAGACGGACTGACCGTCCGGGATGAGGCCGGCGCAGTCCGGGTGGACGACGTCGACCTTGAGCTCCGTGCCGGCGAGATCGTCGGCGTCGCGGGCGTCGAGGGCAACGGGCAGAGCGAGCTCGTCGCCGCCATTTCCGGCTCGCTGCCGGTGACGGCCGGACGCGTCGTCCTCGGTGATCGGGAGATCACCGACCTGGAGCCGGGAGACCGCAACGCCCTGGGCCTCGCGGTGATCCCGGAGGACCGGCACCACGAGGCGATCATCGGCGACCTCGGCATCACCGAGAACCTGCTGCTCGACCGGCTCGACGAGTTCCGCAGTCCGCGCGGCCTCGACCGGAAGGCGATGGATCGCGAGGCGGCACGGCTGATGCAGGAGTACGACGTGCGGGCAGCCGGCCCGCGTGCGCGCCTGTCGACCCTGTCCGGCGGCAACCAGCAGAAGGTGGTCCTCGCGCGTGAGCTCTCCCGCGACTCCCTCCAGTGCGTCGTCGCGGCCGAACCGACCCGGGGCCTCGACCTCGGCGCGGTGGACGCGGTCGTCACCCGTCTCCGCGAGGCAGCCGACGGCGGCGCCGGGGTCCTCGTCGTCTCCAGCGAGCTGCCCGAACTCTTCGCCCTCTGCGACCGCATCCTCGTCGCGTACCGGGGATCGATCCACGGACAGGTCCATGTCGCCGACCCGGACGCGCACGACGCCGTGGCGCGCCTGATGATGGGAGAACCCGCATGA
- a CDS encoding ABC transporter permease, protein MTRLRTAGFRDAGDLIRHPLALGALSALAAAVTALALAAAAGSPPGTTLNAFLDGVGTAHSVGAALNGTAVIVLVGSGFIIAHRVGLVNVGGEGQICAGAVTATSVGLALPPAIGPWVGVPVLLGAAALGGAAWAAVAAALVIARGVNEVICTLLLNFIALAGVVLCVHEDWLLRQPRTSAETLPQSAPLPASFQLPLLGIERSPATLGIIVALVAAAGTALVLRRTALGVRLEATGLSRPAARRLGIATDRLRGGGLVVSGALAGVAGGLLVGAAPFLLVDGVSSGYGFTGLVAGLLARGSLLAMVMVATSLAFLSSGGIAVQLFAGVPASLTQIAQALLVFFIASTAAWTVSHVPRRTTRDTRATGGEAGEVAP, encoded by the coding sequence ATGACTCGCCTCCGAACGGCGGGCTTCCGCGACGCGGGGGACCTGATCCGTCACCCGTTGGCCCTCGGAGCCCTCTCCGCCCTCGCGGCCGCCGTCACCGCCCTCGCGCTCGCTGCGGCGGCGGGCTCGCCTCCCGGCACGACGCTCAACGCGTTCCTCGACGGCGTCGGCACGGCTCACTCCGTCGGCGCAGCGCTCAACGGAACGGCCGTGATCGTCCTGGTCGGCAGCGGCTTCATCATCGCCCACCGGGTCGGCCTCGTGAACGTCGGCGGCGAGGGGCAGATCTGCGCAGGAGCCGTCACAGCCACCTCCGTCGGACTGGCACTGCCCCCGGCGATCGGACCCTGGGTCGGCGTGCCCGTCCTCCTCGGCGCCGCAGCACTCGGCGGCGCAGCGTGGGCAGCAGTCGCCGCGGCGCTCGTCATCGCCCGAGGGGTGAACGAGGTGATCTGCACGCTGCTGCTGAACTTCATTGCGCTCGCTGGCGTGGTCCTGTGTGTGCACGAGGACTGGCTGCTGCGGCAGCCGCGGACGAGCGCCGAGACACTCCCCCAGTCCGCCCCGTTGCCGGCGAGCTTCCAGCTCCCGCTGCTCGGCATCGAACGGTCTCCCGCAACCCTGGGAATCATCGTTGCGCTCGTCGCCGCAGCGGGCACTGCGCTCGTCCTGCGCCGCACCGCACTCGGCGTACGCCTCGAGGCCACCGGCCTCTCCCGCCCCGCTGCGCGACGCCTGGGCATCGCGACAGACCGCCTCCGTGGCGGAGGACTCGTCGTGTCGGGTGCTCTCGCCGGCGTGGCGGGAGGCCTCCTCGTGGGGGCGGCCCCCTTCCTCCTGGTCGACGGCGTCTCGTCGGGTTACGGCTTCACCGGACTGGTCGCCGGACTCCTGGCCCGCGGATCGCTGCTGGCCATGGTGATGGTGGCGACCTCGCTCGCCTTCCTCTCCTCGGGCGGCATCGCGGTGCAACTCTTCGCAGGAGTCCCGGCCTCCCTCACCCAGATCGCCCAGGCACTCCTCGTCTTCTTCATCGCCTCGACGGCCGCCTGGACCGTCTCCCACGTTCCGCGCCGGACCACCCGGGACACCCGGGCCACCGGCGGCGAAGCCGGCGAGGTGGCACCGTGA
- a CDS encoding ABC transporter permease yields MSAEQLIAAILASGLGFAIPLLVAATGELVSERAGVLNMSLEGMMLTGAFSSVIGAVESGSAVVGLFWGIAAGLALGMVQALASVVLRADQIVTGLALNALALAGTTFGARLLFTDRGAEVPGFDGLDLGAVGDLPVIGPALGQSVLAYVLVLSVAVVAVITSRRTSWGIAIDAAGEDAVRADWAGVPVNRVRFASVLLAGALAGAAGAQLALSEVHTFTDNMTAGAGYLAVVAVIAGRWRALPTVVATLAFGVAQALQYSLPAVGVDVPTGLLLMLPYAIALLATAGLVASSRAPSALTRPFARSATGR; encoded by the coding sequence GTGAGCGCCGAGCAGCTGATCGCTGCGATCCTCGCCTCGGGTCTCGGCTTCGCCATCCCGCTGCTCGTCGCCGCGACCGGCGAGCTGGTCAGCGAGCGCGCAGGCGTCCTCAACATGAGCCTCGAAGGCATGATGCTCACCGGCGCCTTCTCCTCGGTGATCGGTGCGGTCGAGTCCGGTTCCGCAGTCGTCGGACTCTTCTGGGGCATTGCCGCCGGGCTCGCCCTGGGAATGGTCCAGGCACTGGCCAGCGTGGTCCTGCGTGCCGACCAGATCGTCACCGGTCTCGCGCTCAATGCCCTCGCACTGGCTGGCACGACCTTCGGTGCCCGCCTGCTGTTCACCGACCGAGGTGCGGAGGTTCCCGGGTTCGACGGACTTGATCTCGGCGCAGTCGGCGACCTTCCGGTCATCGGGCCGGCCCTCGGGCAGTCCGTCCTGGCCTACGTCCTCGTGCTCAGCGTCGCCGTCGTCGCGGTGATCACCTCGCGGCGTACGTCGTGGGGCATTGCGATCGACGCGGCCGGCGAGGATGCCGTCCGGGCGGACTGGGCCGGCGTCCCGGTCAACCGGGTGCGCTTCGCCTCAGTCCTGCTGGCCGGTGCCCTCGCCGGCGCTGCGGGAGCCCAACTGGCCCTCTCCGAGGTCCACACCTTCACCGACAACATGACGGCCGGCGCCGGCTACCTCGCTGTCGTGGCCGTGATCGCGGGACGCTGGCGGGCGCTGCCCACCGTGGTGGCCACGCTGGCCTTCGGAGTGGCCCAGGCACTGCAGTACAGCCTGCCCGCAGTCGGCGTCGACGTGCCCACGGGCCTCCTGCTGATGCTTCCGTACGCGATCGCGCTGCTCGCGACCGCCGGTCTGGTCGCATCCAGCCGAGCCCCCTCCGCTCTCACCCGTCCCTTCGCCCGATCCGCCACCGGAAGGTGA
- a CDS encoding ornithine cyclodeaminase family protein, whose translation MTLILTRSQIAALLRTPDLTGTVVTDAVEEAFAALADGTDRLSPAHGIREGDDLFLPMLAASTRLGLAGGKVLADLPGNALTGLPRQRSAITLISTETGACAALLDGALPTRVRTAAASAVATRHLARPDTRVLGLVGAGALAVEHTVLIAAERPIEEVVVWSRSFDRVASFRAELSTRAPDLKVTHADGPRSVIDAADVVCTLTPSREPIVRGSWLRPGQHLNVVGAPPRPDCREVDGVAMSRSRIVVDAMSTATADSGDLVLALAEGAVTTGDCADLGSVICGLAEGRTSPDEITLFDSTGLGLLDLAIGRVLVDAARRHGIGHAMELGA comes from the coding sequence ATGACCCTGATCCTCACCCGTTCCCAGATCGCAGCGCTGCTCCGGACTCCGGACCTCACCGGGACCGTCGTCACCGATGCCGTCGAGGAGGCGTTTGCCGCACTCGCGGACGGCACGGACCGGCTCTCGCCCGCCCACGGCATCCGTGAAGGTGACGACCTGTTCCTGCCGATGCTGGCCGCCAGCACGCGCCTTGGCCTCGCCGGCGGCAAGGTGCTGGCCGACCTTCCCGGCAATGCACTGACGGGGTTGCCGCGCCAGCGCTCGGCGATCACCCTGATCTCGACCGAGACCGGCGCGTGTGCGGCCCTTCTGGACGGCGCCCTTCCCACGCGGGTGCGCACTGCAGCAGCGTCGGCGGTCGCGACCCGGCACCTCGCCCGTCCGGATACCCGGGTCCTCGGTCTCGTCGGAGCCGGGGCCCTGGCCGTGGAGCACACGGTCCTGATCGCTGCCGAGCGCCCGATCGAGGAGGTCGTCGTCTGGTCGCGCTCGTTCGACCGGGTCGCGTCGTTCCGGGCCGAGCTGAGCACCCGGGCACCCGATCTCAAGGTGACGCACGCAGACGGCCCGCGGTCTGTCATCGACGCCGCCGACGTGGTCTGCACCCTGACGCCGTCACGCGAGCCCATCGTCCGCGGCTCCTGGCTGCGCCCGGGCCAGCACCTCAACGTGGTCGGCGCGCCACCGAGGCCGGACTGCCGCGAGGTGGACGGCGTCGCGATGTCCCGGTCGCGCATCGTGGTCGATGCGATGAGCACGGCCACGGCCGACTCCGGCGACCTGGTGCTGGCCCTGGCCGAGGGGGCAGTGACGACCGGTGACTGTGCCGATCTCGGGTCAGTGATCTGCGGTCTGGCAGAGGGCCGCACCTCACCCGACGAGATCACCCTCTTCGACTCGACGGGGCTGGGTCTCCTTGATCTGGCGATCGGCCGCGTCCTCGTCGATGCCGCCCGGCGACACGGCATCGGGCATGCGATGGAATTGGGTGCGTGA
- a CDS encoding nucleoside deaminase — protein sequence MDEERHLTRAVELAGLARTRGNAPFGAVIAVGDEVLVEGMNRAGELADPTAHAETEALRSLDPGQRARLAEATVYASGEPCPMCTGALVWARVRRVVYAAATADFAPLLPPGPGFAIGCAELVALSSEGPEVLGPVPVAGALEVFGER from the coding sequence ATGGATGAGGAGCGACACCTGACCCGTGCGGTCGAGCTGGCGGGGTTGGCGCGCACACGGGGCAACGCCCCGTTCGGTGCCGTCATCGCGGTCGGCGACGAAGTGCTGGTCGAGGGCATGAACCGCGCAGGCGAGCTGGCCGACCCGACCGCCCATGCCGAGACCGAAGCCCTGCGGTCCCTCGATCCCGGGCAACGCGCGCGCCTGGCGGAGGCGACGGTCTACGCGAGTGGCGAGCCCTGCCCCATGTGCACCGGTGCCCTCGTGTGGGCCCGGGTACGCCGCGTGGTCTACGCGGCCGCCACCGCTGACTTCGCGCCGCTGCTCCCGCCGGGTCCTGGCTTCGCCATCGGGTGCGCGGAGCTGGTCGCTCTCTCCAGCGAGGGGCCCGAGGTGCTCGGCCCGGTCCCGGTCGCCGGCGCGCTCGAGGTGTTCGGCGAGCGCTAG